The bacterium genome includes a region encoding these proteins:
- a CDS encoding bifunctional phosphoglucose/phosphomannose isomerase, whose translation MKLVIKVDKSNLRQVILDFPKQFRAGMYAVERITLAPRQLRSPIVICGMGGSASVGELLKLWMRHEYLGASEFAVIIHRGYGLPKLERREYSEGVWEPLVVPISYSGNTEETLSAYEDAKKKGLPVVAISTGGTLQKFALKDKTPFILLPKVGIQPRSSFGYQFGALTTLLLRLEVLHFKPHAVSDLGTALHAKKWEAEGKKLAKKLQGTTPLLYASDAWKELAYIIKIKFNEHAKTPAFWNHFPELNHNEMTGFAEKDPSQKYHALIFRDKADHPRVQKRMKLTAALLAKKGIKSTFVPIEGKTVLEKIFSTLLLGDWMAYYHAILRGIDPTPVKMVEEFKKSMR comes from the coding sequence ATGAAACTAGTCATTAAAGTGGACAAATCGAATCTTAGGCAGGTCATTTTGGACTTTCCGAAACAGTTTCGCGCGGGGATGTATGCAGTTGAGCGCATCACGCTCGCACCCAGGCAATTGCGAAGCCCTATCGTTATTTGCGGCATGGGAGGCTCGGCATCCGTCGGAGAACTTTTAAAGCTCTGGATGCGGCATGAGTATCTGGGAGCTTCCGAGTTTGCGGTTATTATTCACCGTGGTTACGGCCTGCCAAAACTCGAACGCAGAGAGTATTCCGAAGGAGTTTGGGAGCCGCTTGTGGTGCCAATTTCCTATTCGGGCAATACCGAAGAGACGCTATCCGCCTATGAAGACGCGAAGAAAAAGGGCCTTCCCGTGGTAGCAATAAGCACCGGAGGCACTTTGCAGAAATTTGCCTTGAAAGACAAAACTCCTTTCATTTTACTGCCCAAGGTTGGCATCCAGCCACGCTCTTCGTTCGGCTATCAATTCGGGGCGCTTACCACCCTGCTTTTGCGCCTGGAAGTGCTTCATTTCAAACCGCACGCAGTATCCGACCTTGGTACAGCGCTCCATGCAAAGAAATGGGAAGCTGAAGGAAAAAAGCTTGCAAAAAAACTTCAGGGAACGACTCCCCTGCTCTACGCTTCCGATGCCTGGAAAGAGCTTGCGTATATCATAAAAATTAAATTCAACGAACACGCAAAAACCCCGGCATTCTGGAACCACTTCCCGGAGCTCAACCACAACGAAATGACGGGATTTGCAGAAAAAGACCCATCACAGAAATATCATGCCCTCATATTCCGCGACAAAGCAGACCACCCGCGCGTACAAAAACGCATGAAGTTAACGGCCGCATTACTTGCCAAAAAAGGCATCAAAAGCACCTTCGTTCCCATTGAAGGTAAGACGGTGCTTGAGAAGATATTCTCTACGCTCTTGCTTGGCGACTGGATGGCGTATTATCATGCCATCCTCCGCGGCATTGACCCGACGCCCGTGAAGATGGTGGAAGAGTTTAAGAAATCGATGAGATAG
- a CDS encoding ABC transporter substrate-binding protein, which yields MLQESYRSFTPLERALFYLASILFLVSGIGTGVLYAATHTIRVPASGGSYTEAIVGGPRFINPALAPANDADRDLVRLIYSGLTRYNDTGIIVPDLADSYTVSTDSRTFVFSLRDNVKWHDGIPLTADDVAFTVHLIQNPEYQSPLRFAWQGVKVEKKDDYTIAFILPSPYISFLSHTAVGILPKHLWQDVSSQAFSLSDLNLKPVGSGPFRFKEFVREKDGIVVSITLESNKSYYRRPPYLDRLIMRFFESRDEAIGAIAKGDAEGMGFVSSDDLASFGPQKFAIHALHIPRIFSVFFNQNQSKVLAQKTVREALEFATDRQQIKEGAYSGYADIVHGPMPPSVLGYTPDVTKREYDKNKATTILEKAGWKLNAEGVRELKETKKEEQVVKNKKVLRDVVVTTTLEFSLLTANLPELEKSAELLKTQWEAAGARVDVEIAGVADIQGERVRPRQYDAVLFGYVLGLDPDPYSFWHSSQRRDPGLNLSLYQNPKVDRILEEVRQTSDEAGRKKKLADFQKMVSDDIPALFLVSPDYLYVVLPHIKNINTGIIANPAERFGNAEDWYVKTKREWR from the coding sequence ATGCTCCAGGAAAGCTATCGATCGTTTACTCCGCTTGAACGCGCTCTTTTTTATCTTGCCTCGATACTGTTTCTCGTTTCCGGTATCGGTACGGGCGTGCTATACGCCGCAACCCACACCATTCGAGTTCCTGCATCCGGCGGTTCGTACACCGAAGCGATAGTAGGGGGTCCGCGTTTCATAAACCCCGCTCTCGCGCCCGCAAATGACGCAGATCGGGATTTGGTAAGACTCATTTATTCGGGTCTTACGCGCTATAACGACACCGGCATCATCGTTCCCGATCTTGCCGATTCTTATACGGTTTCTACGGATTCGCGAACGTTCGTGTTTTCACTTCGAGACAACGTAAAGTGGCACGACGGAATTCCGCTTACCGCGGACGATGTCGCCTTCACGGTCCATCTTATTCAGAATCCCGAATATCAAAGCCCTTTGCGCTTCGCGTGGCAAGGCGTAAAGGTGGAAAAAAAAGATGATTACACGATAGCTTTCATTCTCCCCAGTCCCTACATATCGTTCCTTTCCCATACTGCCGTCGGCATCCTGCCAAAGCATCTTTGGCAGGATGTATCTTCCCAAGCGTTCTCCTTGAGCGATCTCAATCTTAAACCCGTAGGATCTGGCCCTTTCCGCTTTAAAGAGTTTGTGCGTGAAAAAGACGGAATTGTAGTTTCAATCACTCTGGAGAGCAACAAATCATATTATCGAAGGCCGCCGTATCTAGACCGCCTGATCATGAGATTTTTTGAGAGCCGCGATGAGGCGATTGGAGCTATTGCTAAGGGAGACGCGGAAGGCATGGGATTTGTTTCATCGGATGATCTTGCCTCTTTCGGGCCCCAAAAGTTTGCTATACATGCCCTGCATATTCCTCGAATCTTTTCCGTTTTTTTCAACCAGAATCAATCAAAAGTTCTTGCTCAAAAAACAGTACGAGAAGCCCTGGAATTTGCTACCGATCGCCAACAGATCAAAGAGGGCGCTTATAGCGGATATGCCGATATTGTGCACGGCCCAATGCCCCCTTCGGTGCTCGGCTATACCCCGGATGTGACAAAACGAGAATATGACAAGAACAAAGCCACAACTATTTTAGAAAAGGCCGGCTGGAAGTTGAATGCCGAAGGCGTACGCGAATTGAAAGAAACAAAGAAGGAGGAACAGGTGGTAAAAAACAAAAAAGTCCTTCGGGATGTCGTTGTAACCACGACGCTCGAGTTCTCCTTGCTTACCGCAAATCTGCCCGAACTTGAGAAATCCGCCGAGTTGTTAAAAACCCAGTGGGAAGCAGCCGGTGCCCGGGTTGATGTGGAAATTGCGGGCGTGGCGGATATTCAGGGTGAGCGCGTGCGTCCCCGGCAATACGATGCGGTACTGTTCGGTTATGTGCTCGGACTTGATCCGGACCCTTATTCATTCTGGCATTCTTCACAAAGGCGCGATCCGGGACTTAATCTTTCACTCTACCAGAATCCCAAAGTAGATAGGATCCTTGAGGAAGTCCGCCAGACCAGTGATGAGGCGGGGCGAAAAAAGAAACTTGCCGATTTCCAAAAAATGGTTTCAGACGATATTCCTGCATTATTCCTCGTATCTCCGGACTATCTCTACGTGGTCTTGCCGCATATAAAAAACATCAACACCGGCATTATCGCAAATCCGGCCGAACGGTTCGGAAATGCGGAAGATTGGTATGTGAAGACGAAGCGCGAATGGCGCTGA
- the secG gene encoding preprotein translocase subunit SecG, translating into MNYSLIINIAQIVIAFLLMGSILLQQRGSGLSAAFGGDSNVYRTKRGIEKGLLWATVVLAALFMGLGLFNTFVR; encoded by the coding sequence ATGAACTACTCTCTCATCATCAACATAGCGCAAATCGTCATTGCGTTTTTGCTCATGGGATCTATCCTTCTGCAACAGCGCGGTTCAGGACTCTCTGCGGCATTCGGCGGTGATTCAAACGTGTACCGAACGAAACGCGGTATCGAAAAGGGCCTTTTGTGGGCAACTGTCGTTCTTGCCGCGCTCTTTATGGGCTTGGGCCTCTTCAACACCTTTGTCAGATGA
- a CDS encoding phage holin family protein, whose translation MRFLARIIANALGILLASLIIPGFVFTGSFKTLLFAGILLALANSIVRPILKLLSLPLIIITFGLFIVVINMVVLKIVDYFFISLVISLGALFWGTLLISVVGSLATALLKKKEG comes from the coding sequence ATGCGTTTTTTGGCGCGTATTATAGCGAATGCCTTGGGCATCTTGCTTGCAAGCCTTATCATCCCTGGATTCGTCTTTACGGGGAGTTTTAAAACGTTGCTTTTTGCAGGAATTCTTTTAGCCCTGGCAAATTCCATTGTCCGTCCTATCTTGAAACTCTTGAGCCTGCCGCTCATCATTATCACGTTCGGGCTTTTCATCGTCGTGATAAATATGGTGGTGCTCAAGATCGTGGACTATTTCTTCATCTCGCTCGTCATCTCCCTGGGAGCGCTTTTCTGGGGAACGCTACTTATCTCGGTCGTCGGGAGCCTCGCAACCGCCCTCCTTAAGAAGAAAGAAGGATAA
- the recR gene encoding recombination mediator RecR: MQNLIELFSRFPGVGPRQAARFVFYLLKEPAEFRGMLAKHILEISDMLLTCSRCGNIEAKKNTDGSECSICSDPKRDKKRIAVVEEVVDLGAVERAKAYNGLYHVLAGNLSAKKEPEAYAARVKKLILRVRKEIPEEIIIATSPTYDGDTMARHLERELMPLGIKITRLARGLSRGVDIEYVDEETLHEALTGRH, from the coding sequence ATCCAAAACCTCATAGAGCTTTTTTCCAGATTTCCCGGAGTCGGGCCGCGACAAGCGGCGCGTTTTGTATTCTATCTCCTCAAAGAACCTGCGGAATTCAGAGGGATGCTGGCTAAACACATCTTGGAGATCTCCGATATGCTGCTCACCTGCTCCCGGTGTGGGAACATTGAAGCAAAAAAGAACACCGATGGAAGTGAATGCTCGATTTGTTCCGACCCAAAACGAGATAAAAAGAGAATCGCGGTGGTGGAAGAGGTGGTTGACCTTGGCGCCGTTGAACGCGCCAAAGCCTACAACGGACTCTACCATGTGCTTGCGGGAAACCTTTCGGCAAAAAAAGAGCCGGAAGCGTATGCCGCCCGCGTAAAAAAACTTATCTTGCGCGTCAGAAAAGAGATACCTGAAGAGATTATCATCGCCACAAGCCCCACGTATGACGGTGATACAATGGCCAGGCACCTGGAGCGGGAACTTATGCCGCTCGGGATAAAAATCACCCGTCTTGCGCGCGGGCTCTCGCGAGGCGTTGATATTGAGTATGTGGATGAAGAAACGCTCCATGAAGCATTGACAGGAAGACACTGA
- the dnaB gene encoding replicative DNA helicase, whose amino-acid sequence MAQNVPPTKLPPQNIEAEQSLLGSVLIDRETLDRVGDIIVPEDFYRGAHQKIYASMLDLYMRRDPVDVLSLTNRLEEKKELAEIGGVTYLAELVNTVPSSSHAVMYARIVQKKKMLRDLISASQHILELGFSETEDVENLLEKAEQQILSVAKRSLKQEFIPLKTALGEAFERIEKLQKEGVLRGVGTGFTDLDKKLGGLQRGDLVILAARPSLGKTSLALDIARHVAIKEKIPIGLFSLEMSTDSLVDRLIAAEAHVDSWRLRTGGLSSEGDGNDFERIQHALGILSESKLFIDDAASPTIIQIRTMARRLQAEHGLGLIIVDYLQLIYNPNAESMVQQVTEISRSLKSLARELEVPVLAISQLSRAVESRPDQVPRLSDLRESGSIEQDADVVMFIHREDRVKKDSDKKNIAKIMIAKHRNGPTGEIELYFDEKETSFKNLEKHFGGFE is encoded by the coding sequence ATGGCACAGAACGTTCCACCAACAAAACTTCCGCCGCAGAACATTGAAGCCGAACAGTCGCTGCTTGGCTCCGTTCTCATTGACCGCGAGACGCTTGACCGCGTGGGAGACATCATCGTGCCAGAAGATTTTTATCGCGGTGCACATCAGAAAATATATGCCTCGATGTTGGACCTCTACATGCGGCGCGATCCGGTGGACGTGCTATCTCTCACCAATCGCCTTGAAGAAAAAAAAGAGCTTGCCGAGATTGGCGGCGTCACGTATCTAGCGGAACTGGTCAATACCGTCCCCTCTTCAAGTCACGCGGTGATGTATGCCCGGATTGTGCAGAAAAAAAAGATGCTTCGAGACCTTATTTCGGCCTCCCAGCATATTTTAGAACTTGGTTTTTCAGAAACGGAAGACGTTGAAAACTTGCTGGAGAAAGCGGAACAACAGATCCTTTCTGTAGCGAAGCGTTCGTTGAAGCAGGAGTTCATACCGTTAAAAACCGCTCTTGGCGAGGCCTTTGAGCGCATAGAAAAACTGCAGAAGGAGGGCGTGCTTCGTGGCGTGGGCACCGGCTTTACCGATCTGGACAAAAAACTGGGAGGACTGCAACGAGGAGATCTCGTTATTCTGGCGGCCCGTCCAAGCCTGGGAAAAACATCTCTCGCCCTCGACATCGCGCGCCACGTTGCCATAAAAGAAAAAATTCCAATCGGACTTTTCAGCCTTGAAATGTCAACCGACTCGCTTGTTGACCGCCTGATCGCCGCCGAAGCCCATGTGGACTCTTGGAGATTGCGCACCGGCGGTCTCTCCAGTGAAGGCGACGGCAATGATTTCGAGCGCATACAACATGCCCTGGGCATTCTTTCCGAATCAAAACTTTTTATTGATGACGCCGCTTCTCCCACCATCATCCAGATACGCACCATGGCCAGACGCCTTCAGGCAGAACATGGCCTGGGACTCATTATTGTGGACTACCTGCAACTCATTTATAACCCGAATGCCGAGAGCATGGTGCAACAAGTGACAGAGATATCTCGTTCGCTCAAATCGCTCGCGCGGGAACTTGAGGTGCCGGTGCTTGCCATTTCCCAGCTCTCCCGAGCCGTCGAGTCCCGTCCCGATCAAGTCCCTCGTCTTTCTGACCTTCGAGAATCGGGCTCCATTGAGCAGGATGCGGACGTGGTGATGTTCATTCACCGGGAGGATCGCGTGAAAAAGGATTCCGACAAGAAAAATATCGCAAAAATCATGATCGCGAAGCACCGCAATGGCCCTACGGGCGAGATTGAACTTTATTTTGACGAGAAAGAGACGAGCTTCAAGAATCTGGAGAAACATTTTGGCGGATTTGAGTGA
- the cysS gene encoding cysteine--tRNA ligase, with product MLRIYNTLSGKKELFKPLNGKRVNLFVCGPTVYDLAHVGHARTYIAFDIVARYLRHQGYQVNYVQNITDLDDKIIARAAENKKDPQKLAREVETTYFEDMKTLGIFSVTTYARATEHIEAIIAQINTLIRREYAYVAGGNVYYDISKFPSYGNLSGQKLEKLHKGVRIEPDSAKQHPYDFALWKAAKEGEPKWPSPWGAGRPGWHIEDTAITDTFFGAQYDIHGGARDLIFPHHECEIAQMESASGKSPMVKYWMHAGFLLVQNTKMSKSLGNFLTIRDFLKAHAPETLRMIIASAHYRSPIDYTEAVAKQAEEQLKRFREFAKKLIENKAVETGKKTEGGLLKKLEETERAFLEKMEDDFNTPAALAALSSFIRVANPLLEKEEVSQKAVGPITAFLRTVDEIFGFGLLGQEREPISAEVQKLVTEREKARKEKKWDEADRLRKEIETAGYVVDDTPQGPRIKSK from the coding sequence ATGCTTCGCATCTACAATACTTTGAGCGGAAAAAAAGAATTATTTAAACCCCTCAATGGAAAGAGGGTGAATCTTTTTGTATGCGGCCCCACCGTGTACGATCTGGCGCACGTTGGACATGCGCGGACCTATATCGCTTTTGATATTGTCGCGCGGTATCTGCGGCACCAGGGCTATCAGGTAAATTACGTACAGAACATCACCGACTTAGACGATAAGATAATCGCGCGAGCCGCCGAGAACAAAAAAGACCCGCAAAAGCTCGCCCGGGAAGTCGAGACAACCTATTTTGAAGATATGAAAACGCTTGGCATATTCAGTGTTACGACCTATGCGAGGGCCACCGAACACATCGAAGCCATCATCGCCCAAATTAACACTCTCATACGCCGGGAATATGCTTACGTTGCGGGCGGGAATGTGTATTACGACATCTCCAAATTTCCCTCCTATGGCAATCTATCCGGCCAAAAACTTGAAAAACTCCACAAAGGCGTACGCATCGAGCCGGATTCGGCAAAACAGCATCCGTATGATTTTGCGCTTTGGAAAGCCGCAAAAGAAGGAGAGCCGAAATGGCCTAGCCCCTGGGGAGCGGGGAGGCCGGGTTGGCACATTGAAGATACTGCGATAACCGATACGTTCTTCGGCGCGCAGTATGACATCCACGGCGGCGCAAGAGACCTTATATTCCCCCATCATGAATGCGAGATTGCGCAAATGGAGAGCGCCTCCGGGAAGTCTCCCATGGTGAAATATTGGATGCATGCCGGATTTCTCCTCGTGCAAAACACAAAAATGTCCAAATCGCTTGGCAACTTCCTTACGATTAGAGATTTTTTGAAGGCGCACGCTCCTGAAACGCTCCGCATGATAATCGCAAGCGCGCATTATCGCTCTCCTATAGACTACACGGAAGCAGTTGCCAAACAGGCGGAAGAACAATTAAAGCGTTTCAGGGAATTTGCGAAAAAACTAATAGAAAATAAGGCTGTAGAAACTGGCAAAAAAACAGAAGGTGGTTTGCTGAAAAAACTGGAAGAGACCGAAAGAGCGTTTTTGGAAAAAATGGAGGATGACTTCAACACTCCTGCAGCACTCGCCGCTCTTTCCTCCTTTATCCGCGTTGCAAATCCGCTACTTGAGAAAGAAGAAGTCTCCCAGAAAGCCGTTGGTCCTATTACAGCATTTCTTAGAACTGTGGATGAAATATTCGGATTTGGACTCCTTGGACAAGAACGGGAGCCGATCTCGGCCGAAGTGCAAAAACTTGTTACAGAGCGCGAAAAAGCTCGAAAAGAAAAAAAATGGGACGAAGCGGACCGCTTGAGGAAAGAAATAGAAACGGCCGGTTATGTCGTGGACGATACTCCGCAAGGCCCGAGAATCAAATCAAAATAA
- a CDS encoding magnesium transporter CorA family protein, with translation MQIIKYNNLTWVNISFPTEKDIDYLRDNFKFHELVLEELLTPTYHPKVDDFGSYLYFVIHIPVYIRAERRNVHKEIDIIVAKDMLVTVIYEDFLEPFDSLFRQCQLEEDSCKKYFGGNIGHLLYYIIDGLMQSLLPQLKHMEQNIIATEDKIFGGEVHEAVEEISIVRRDILDFRRTIRPQLLVLESLIEKSQTFFGKTLKPYFIDLVGDYNRIWGLLENYKDTIDSLHDTNNSLLSYKLNTIMKVLTIFTVAALPFAIIPQILSTPNAPFRNSPFQFWIMFLFIGGACGILLAYLKKRKWI, from the coding sequence ATGCAGATAATCAAATATAACAACTTAACCTGGGTGAATATCTCCTTCCCCACAGAAAAGGACATCGACTATTTGCGCGATAACTTTAAGTTTCACGAACTGGTGCTGGAGGAACTGCTTACCCCAACCTACCACCCGAAAGTGGACGACTTTGGAAGCTACCTATATTTTGTCATACATATCCCCGTCTATATTCGAGCGGAGCGCAGAAATGTGCACAAGGAAATAGATATCATCGTAGCCAAAGATATGTTGGTTACCGTTATTTACGAAGATTTTCTCGAGCCGTTCGATTCGCTTTTCCGCCAGTGCCAACTTGAAGAAGACTCATGCAAAAAATATTTTGGCGGCAACATCGGGCATCTCCTCTACTATATCATCGACGGACTCATGCAATCGCTCCTGCCGCAATTGAAACACATGGAGCAGAACATTATTGCTACGGAGGATAAAATTTTCGGAGGAGAGGTGCATGAAGCCGTTGAAGAAATTTCCATTGTCCGCCGCGATATTCTTGATTTCCGCCGCACCATCAGACCACAACTCTTGGTGCTTGAATCGCTTATCGAAAAATCACAAACATTTTTTGGAAAAACGCTCAAGCCCTACTTCATTGATCTGGTTGGCGACTACAATCGCATCTGGGGATTGCTCGAAAATTATAAGGACACTATCGATTCCCTGCACGACACGAACAACTCTCTCCTTTCTTATAAGCTCAATACCATCATGAAAGTGCTTACCATATTCACCGTTGCAGCGCTTCCCTTTGCTATCATTCCGCAAATTTTAAGCACCCCGAACGCGCCGTTTCGCAACAGTCCTTTCCAATTTTGGATCATGTTCCTTTTTATCGGCGGAGCTTGCGGGATACTTCTGGCGTATCTCAAGAAGAGGAAGTGGATCTAG
- a CDS encoding nucleotide exchange factor GrpE produces MADEQKTEPVSDDLAAKLAECEKKRDEYLAGWQRERADFQNYKKEETKRAGELRGMLTENIVHELLPVLDSFDIALYFVPDDLRGHKWIHGTERMHIQFLDTLKRQGVETINTEGAMFNPAFHESVEEVASDKPEGTIVEEVQRGYILNGRTIRPARVKVAKKGAGV; encoded by the coding sequence ATGGCCGACGAACAAAAAACAGAACCTGTTTCCGATGACCTTGCCGCAAAACTCGCCGAGTGCGAAAAAAAACGCGACGAGTATCTTGCCGGTTGGCAGAGGGAGCGCGCGGATTTCCAAAATTACAAAAAGGAAGAGACGAAGCGCGCGGGGGAATTGCGAGGCATGCTTACAGAAAATATTGTGCACGAACTTTTGCCGGTTCTCGACAGTTTTGATATCGCGCTTTATTTTGTTCCCGACGACTTAAGGGGCCACAAATGGATACACGGCACCGAACGGATGCACATACAATTTTTGGATACTTTGAAGCGCCAGGGAGTGGAAACCATCAATACCGAAGGTGCTATGTTCAACCCCGCGTTCCACGAGTCGGTTGAAGAGGTCGCATCCGACAAACCCGAAGGGACTATCGTTGAAGAAGTACAGAGGGGATATATATTGAATGGCAGGACTATTCGGCCTGCGCGAGTGAAGGTGGCGAAGAAGGGTGCTGGCGTTTAG
- the dnaK gene encoding molecular chaperone DnaK, protein MSKILGIDLGTTNSAMAIVEGGKPRIIENKEGNRTTPSIVAVSKSNERPVGLLAKRQAVTNPKNTVYSIKRLIGRRAADAEVERDKKWLPYEMRGASNGGIEVKFGEEWKTPQEISAMILQKLKSDAEDRLGEKITEAVITVPAYFDDAQRQATKDAGAIAGFNVRRIINEPTAAALAYGLDKKKEEKIVVYDFGGGTFDVSVLEIGDDTIEVKSTGGDTHLGGDDLDQRIIAYLVDEFKKEQGIDLARDQLAVQRLKESAERAKHELSTSIETEVNIPFITSDASGPKHFIHKMTRSKLESLVQDFIDRSIELTGETVKEAGFEMSQINEVILVGGQTRMPAIQEAVKKLFGKEPHKDVNPDEVVAIGAAIQGGILQGDVKDVLLLDVTPLSLGIETLGGVMTRLVEKNTTVPTAKTQVFSTAADSQPSVEIHVLQGERPMAGDNKTLARFILDGIIPAPRGIPQVEVAFDIDANGILNVKAKDKATNKEQSVRIEASSGLSKEEIEKMRKDAELHAAEDEKKKDLIEKRNLAEQITYTAEKALKDAGDKVTADEKKPVEEKIEALKKAKEGDSVDAIKKATEELSTAIQAIGSKLYQQGDTPKNDDHNHDNDKKKEDDNEKGPEGKNPEDTKFEDVK, encoded by the coding sequence ATGTCAAAAATACTTGGAATTGATTTAGGAACAACGAACTCCGCCATGGCAATCGTGGAGGGCGGAAAGCCGCGCATTATTGAGAACAAAGAGGGGAACCGCACAACCCCGTCCATCGTCGCCGTGTCGAAATCCAACGAACGCCCGGTGGGGCTTTTGGCTAAGCGCCAGGCGGTCACCAATCCAAAAAATACCGTTTACTCCATCAAACGTCTCATCGGGAGGCGCGCTGCAGACGCGGAAGTGGAGCGTGACAAAAAATGGCTTCCGTATGAGATGAGGGGAGCGTCAAACGGCGGTATTGAGGTAAAATTCGGCGAGGAATGGAAAACCCCGCAGGAGATTTCCGCAATGATACTGCAAAAGCTGAAATCAGACGCGGAAGACCGGCTTGGAGAGAAAATAACCGAAGCGGTCATCACCGTGCCTGCATATTTCGATGATGCGCAGAGGCAAGCCACAAAAGACGCCGGAGCCATCGCGGGTTTCAACGTGCGCCGCATTATTAATGAACCAACGGCCGCCGCTTTGGCGTACGGCCTGGATAAAAAGAAAGAAGAGAAAATAGTGGTATACGACTTCGGCGGCGGGACTTTTGACGTATCGGTGCTTGAAATTGGCGATGATACCATTGAAGTAAAATCCACCGGGGGCGATACGCACCTTGGGGGAGACGATTTGGACCAGCGCATCATTGCGTACTTGGTTGATGAATTCAAAAAGGAGCAGGGGATAGATCTCGCGCGTGACCAGCTTGCCGTACAGCGCCTGAAGGAAAGCGCTGAGCGCGCAAAGCACGAGCTTTCCACGTCCATAGAGACGGAAGTGAATATCCCGTTCATTACGTCGGACGCTTCGGGGCCCAAGCACTTCATTCACAAAATGACGCGCTCCAAGCTTGAGTCGCTAGTACAGGATTTTATTGACCGCTCCATTGAGCTTACGGGTGAGACCGTAAAAGAAGCCGGGTTTGAGATGTCGCAGATAAACGAAGTTATTCTTGTCGGCGGACAAACAAGGATGCCTGCGATTCAAGAGGCAGTGAAAAAGCTTTTCGGCAAAGAACCGCACAAAGACGTGAACCCCGACGAAGTGGTCGCTATCGGCGCGGCTATTCAGGGAGGCATTTTGCAGGGCGACGTGAAGGATGTACTGCTTTTGGATGTAACCCCTTTGTCGCTTGGCATTGAAACACTTGGCGGTGTGATGACGAGACTCGTGGAGAAAAACACCACGGTTCCCACCGCAAAGACGCAGGTATTTTCTACCGCGGCCGACAGCCAACCCTCGGTAGAAATCCATGTACTGCAAGGAGAACGCCCTATGGCAGGAGACAACAAGACGCTGGCGCGGTTCATTCTGGACGGCATTATTCCCGCTCCGCGCGGCATTCCGCAGGTTGAGGTAGCATTCGATATTGATGCAAATGGGATTCTTAATGTGAAAGCGAAAGACAAGGCGACCAACAAAGAACAATCGGTGCGGATCGAAGCTTCAAGCGGCCTTTCCAAAGAGGAAATAGAGAAAATGCGCAAGGATGCCGAACTGCATGCGGCCGAGGACGAAAAAAAGAAAGACCTTATAGAAAAAAGAAATCTTGCCGAGCAGATAACCTACACGGCAGAGAAAGCGTTGAAGGACGCGGGCGACAAAGTTACGGCAGATGAGAAAAAGCCCGTTGAGGAAAAAATAGAGGCGTTGAAGAAAGCAAAAGAAGGCGACAGCGTGGATGCAATAAAGAAAGCTACGGAAGAGCTTTCCACGGCTATACAGGCAATAGGGTCAAAACTGTATCAACAAGGAGACACTCCGAAGAACGATGACCATAACCATGACAATGACAAAAAGAAAGAGGATGACAATGAAAAAGGACCGGAGGGCAAGAATCCCGAAGATACAAAGTTCGAGGACGTGAAATAA